Proteins co-encoded in one Fusarium musae strain F31 chromosome 3, whole genome shotgun sequence genomic window:
- a CDS encoding hypothetical protein (MEROPS:MER0472834), translating into MADTEEPQFNTLAERIAALNKQKSFTGAPSQSPGPVRKRPPPPPPPGRPAIETRSQTVPVVSTTSTLSQSNPAIPPLPARKASTPQLTAQNGQHDVQQRAPPPLPSRTPTMQSAPSLPPRRPSTQSSLTVRRNSGSSERSQNSAISSLSTGRPPSSVTSVNSDGAGYKLPPAYDPASLPKLPPSRREKEAAVREAGKPNRAPPSPQPPRAIEPAPPARPSLPPRLPSRPAKPQADATPEPQAAPQPRKLPPRTPVNSKAKTPVILGFSNKDKLKDSQPALPTRPPIPGRSQSGDEPPPVPLSSRPSTAQIEAFETRALTPYAPVYGCLICRDWSDPDAVAAQYPRDSVPRDDPVGYLAQVLCGPFPSYTDKARAIFTWFHHNISYDTAAFFGNNVRHMTAEDTIFTGRAVCAGYAETYKAIANRAGLECVVVTGHGKGFGYTPLKKGERPPRADPTGHAWNAVRIDGGDWKLLDACWGAGHVSGQNYEPKFSPLQFTNANENFGLRHFPSESRYQFRADGLPVTWENYYTGGIDGEPHGMCSTTAEEGIAESSIEPKQRHIPIDSGEVVRFQYSKVCEHWSEKMCGGKERLVLLCLPRGDGQKEEMIPMETNGYWYWLDVNASDLGPRGKSVRLLVLTKFGDREDARGVTGKEFLAKFGRCAMGWSYLVTWDLV; encoded by the coding sequence ATGGCCGACACAGAGGAGCCCCAGTTCAACACTCTAGCTGAGCGCATTGCTGCTCTCAACAAACAAAAGAGTTTCACAGGTGCCCCAAGCCAAAGTCCCGGACCGGTTCGCAAACGACCGCcgcctcctccccctcctggCCGCCCAGCCATTGAGACCCGAAGCCAGACTGTACCAGTTGTTTCGACCACGTCAACACTATCGCAGAGTAATCCAGCaattcctcctctccctGCGCGAAAAGCATCGACACCACAATTAACAGCGCAGAATGGTCAACATGATGTCCAACAACGAGCCCCGCCTCCGCTCCCAAGTCGCACCCCAACTATGCAGTCCGCTCCGTCTTTACCACCAAGGCGACCGTCAACGCAGTCTAGTCTAACAGTGCGGCGGAACTCTGGCTCGTCAGAAAGATCGCAGAACTCGGCGATATCTTCGTTATCTACGGGCAGGCCTCCATCATCAGTGACGAGTGTCAACTCTGATGGAGCTGGCTATAAGTTGCCACCTGCTTATGATCCTGCGAGTCTCCCCAAACTTCCTccatcaagaagagaaaaggaggcAGCCGTCAGGGAGGCAGGGAAACCCAACCGTGCTCCACCGTCACCGCAGCCTCCACGGGCCATTGAGCCTGCACCTCCAGCTCGACCTAGTCTGCCACCAAGGCTGCCTTCACGCCCAGCAAAACCACAAGCAGACGCTACACCTGAACCACAAGCGGCGCCGCAACCCAGAAAGTTGCCCCCTAGAACGCCGGTGAACTCAAAAGCGAAGACACCCGTGATACTTGGGTTTTCCAACAAGGACAAACTCAAGGACTCCCAGCCAGCACTGCCCACACGGCCCCCAATCCCAGGCCGATCGCAATCGGGAGATGAACCGCCGCCAGTGCCGCTCTCTTCTCGACCCTCAACCGCCCAGATTGAAGCGTTTGAGACGCGGGCTCTCACTCCATATGCTCCAGTGTACGGATGCCTAATATGCCGGGACTGGAGCGATCCAGATGCTGTAGCTGCGCAGTATCCTCGAGATTCTGTGCCGAGGGATGACCCGGTGGGTTATCTGGCTCAGGTTCTTTGTGGTCCATTCCCCTCATACACTGACAAAGCGCGAGCGATCTTTACTTGGTTCCATCACAACATTAGTTATGATACCGCCGCATTCTTTGGCAATAATGTAAGGCATATGACGGCTGAAGATACAATTTTCACTGGTAGAGCCGTATGCGCAGGTTATGCGGAAACATACAAAGCGATCGCCAACAGAGCTGGTCTAGAGTGTGTGGTCGTCACCGGTCACGGGAAGGGTTTTGGATACACTCCGCTCAAGAAGGGTGAGCGTCCACCTAGAGCAGATCCAACAGGACATGCTTGGAACGCAGTGCGAATCGATGGTGGTGACTGGAAGTTACTGGACGCATGCTGGGGTGCCGGACACGTAAGTGGGCAAAATTACGAGCCCAAATTCTCTCCTCTGCAATTCACCAACGCCAATGAGAACTTTGGCCTCAGACATTTCCCGTCCGAATCACGATATCAATTCAGGGCGGACGGCCTACCAGTCACGTGGGAAAACTACTATACTGGAGGAATTGATGGCGAGCCCCATGGAATGTGCTCAACCACAGCTGAAGAGGGCATCGCCGAGTCCAGTATAGAGCCGAAGCAGCGGCATATACCTATTGACAGTGGCGAGGTTGTGCGATTCCAATACTCAAAGGTTTGCGAGCACTGGTCAGAAAAGATGTGTGGCGGTAAGGAGCGGCTGGTGCTCCTCTGCCTTCCCCGAGGCGATGGCCAGAAGGAAGAGATGATACCCATGGAAACAAATGGATACTGGTATTGGCTTGACGTCAATGCGAGCGATCTCGGGCCTCGGGGTAAGTCGGTACGACTGCTTGTTCTCACAAAGTTCGGAGACCGCGAAGACGCAAGGGGAGTCACAGGCAAAGAATTCCTTGCCAAGTTCGGTAGATGCGCAATGGGTTGGTCGTACCTTGTTACATGGGACTTGGTTTGA
- a CDS encoding hypothetical protein (EggNog:ENOG41), producing MISYNARNQRIEAWVNAAAEESEDAAPTDPEARDLHDQEKAQRIEHEDLCRDKKQTYKGAVLLWLAWQTTGVVYGDIGTSPLYVFSSTFSEQPSWHDLVGALSIIIWSLTIIVTLKYCFIVLSADDDGQGGTFALYSLLARYANIARVDPNGPERIVVRLDRETGAELAPAGRMARDFLERSRAAQSVLKIVGVLGVSMVVADSILTPAQSVLGAVQGIQVIRPDLGRPAIVGTSCAILIALFLLQFIGTSKIGTSFAPVVVVWLLYNFSISIYNLVLYDHTVLKAFSPHYAFKYLIRNDSDGWKSLGGLLLAFTGVESLFADLGAFGQRAIQLSWLFLAFPCLLITYCGQAAYISQDETGLAFTNPFFRTVPESTLYFSIIIAALAAVVASQAVITSSFQLISQLMRLSYFPHIKTVHTSRRFHDQIYMPLANWLLMTGTVVVTAVYNNTTSLGHAYGACVIIVSFITTCMVSLVALIIWRISSIIVLIGFLIFILLDSIYLSAAMNKVPDGGWFALVLSAILSSFVMLWRWGKEQQWEAEQRDMVDPAEFLMSSRSTSRNNSIARGIQGEGSLRSTRLRLSPEFGGGQVMVAPGLGIFFDKVGGSGDHIPKVFSQFVRKFQTRPQVIVFFHMRPLSQPTVPSDQRFVIARVTTKIPSCYRIVLRHGYMDDVLTPNLAPTIVNELMTFITRGPFPPDENDMPPEFREELEALRAAEEAQTVYLMGKQTMRVQRPEKRSISSILRRVALEAFLWIRENSRTKLANLDIDPDSLVEVGFVKEI from the exons ATGATCTCCTACAATGCCCGCAACCAGAGAATAGAAGCCTGGGTCAACGCGGCTGCCGAAGAAAGCGAGGATGCCGCCCCTACAGATCCCGAAGCCCGCGACCTGCATGACCAGGAAAAGGCCCAGCGAATCGAGCACGAGGATTTGTGTCGCGACAAGAAGCAG ACGTATAAGGGCGCGGTCTTATTATGGCTCGCCTGGCAGACTACTGGTGTTGTGTATGGCGACATTGGCACCAGTCCCCTTTATGTTTTCAGTTCGACTTTTAGCGAACAGCCGTCATGGCACGACCTCGTGGGAGCTCTGTCGATAATCATCTGGTCCCTCACCATCATCGTAACACTTAAATATTGTTTCATTGTCCTGTCAGCCGACGACGATGGTCAAGGAGGAACCTTTGCTCTCTACTCTCTCCTTGCTCGATATGCCAATATTGCCCGCGTCGATCCTAATGGCCCAGAAAGAATTGTTGTGCGCCTCGATCGTGAGACGGGCGCCGAACTCGCACCCGCTGGGAGAATGGCCCGGGATTTTCTGGAACGTAGCCGGGCTGCACAGAGCGTACTCAAGATTGTTGGCGTCCTGGGCGTTTCCATGGTCGTGGCCGACAGCATTCTGACACCAGCCCAGTCCGTCTTGGGCGCCGTCCAAGGGATTCAGGTTATCAGACCTGATCTGGGAAGACCAGCTATCGTGGGGACCTCGTGTGCGATCCTCATTGCGCTTTTCTTGCTGCAGTTCATTGGCACGTCCAAAATTGGCACTTCTTTCGCTCCCGTCGTTGTTGTCTGGCTCCTCTACAACTTCTCCATCAGCATATACAATCTTGTCTTGTACGACCATACAGTACTCAAAGCATTCAGTCCACATTATGCTTTCAAATACCTAATACGAAACGATTCTGATGGATGGAAGTCTCTTGGTGGACTGCTTCTCGCCTTCACCGGCGTTGAATCACTCTTTGCAGATCTGGGTGCATTTGGGCAGCGAGCCATTCAGCTTTCATGGTTATTCCTGGCATTCCCATGCTTGTTGATCACGTATTGTGGCCAAGCTGCCTATATTTCACAGGATGAAACTGGGTTGGCTTTTACCAACCCATTCTTTCGCACTGTTCCCGAAAGCACACTGTACTTCAGTATCATCATTGCCGCActcgctgctgttgttgccagCCAGGCCGTGATCACCAGCTCTTTCCAACTCATTTCTCAGTTGATGAGGCTCAGCTATTTTCCTCACATCAAGACTGTCCACACCAGCCGTCGATTCCATGACCAGATCTATATGCCACTAGCAAATTGGTTGCTCATGACCGGTACCGTTGTGGTTACAGCGGTTTATAACAAT ACAACGAGCTTGGGCCATGCTTATGGCGCATGCGTCATTATCGTTAGCTTTATTACAACTTGCATGGTGTCACTAGTGGCACTCATCATCTGGCGTATCTCATCAATCATTGTTCTCATCGggttcctcatcttcatcctcctcgacagcatTTATCTCAGTGCAGCAATGAACAAGGTGCCCGATGGTGGTTGGTTTGCGCTGGTCCTGTCCGCCATCCTTAGCTCATTCGTCATGCTTTGGCGATGGGGAAAAGAACAGCAGTGGGAAGCAGAGCAAAGGGACATGGTGGACCCGGCAGAGTTCCTCATGTCCTCTCGGAGTACCTCGAGAAACAACTCCATAGCAAGGGGGATCCAAGGTGAAGGGTCTCTGCGCTCgacgaggctgaggcttTCACCTGAGTTTGGAGGCGGACAAGTAATGGTCGCTCCCGGACTCGGAATATTTTTCGATAAAGTGGGCGGAAGTGGTGATCACATCCCCAAAGTATTCTCGCAGTTTGTTCGGAAGTTCCAGACGAGGCCACAGGTGatcgtcttcttccacaTGCGCCCACTTTCTCAGCCAACGGTTCCATCTGACCAACGGTTCGTCATTGCGCGTGTTACAACAAAAATTCCTTCATGCTATCGTATTGTTCTGCGACACGGCTACATGGATGACGTTCTCACCCCGAACTTGGCGCCTACGATTGTCAACGAGCTGATGACCTTTATTACCCGAGGTCCTTTCCCGCCTGATGAGAATGACATGCCGCCAGAGTttcgagaagagcttgaagcaCTGCGGGCCGCCGAAGAGGCACAAACTGTTTATCTCATGGGCAAACAGACTATGCGGGTGCAAAGGCCAGAAAAGAGGAGTATTTCCAGCATCCTACGCCGGGTAGCACTTGAAGCATTCTTGTGGATCCGAGAGAATTCACGAACCAAGCTGGCCAATTTGGATATTGACCCTGATAGTCTGGTAGAGGTGGGCTTTGTGAAGGAGATTTAA
- a CDS encoding hypothetical protein (BUSCO:EOG09262QS5): protein MTTTMMTSLSRSETLTLSTVSAAAFAVLANTLHGDGEPLMASLALSVLAFALCFAMIRWLGPTFMRAGFQGRDMSKVNRAEIPECMGAVCAAVYLLSVIVFIPFPFYKDIVAATSGGGNRDVVVELQHVNQGRFLHRFPHNKLASFLSAIISLQTIALLGIGDDLFDIRWRHKWWIPGLASIPLLVVYFVDFDVTSIVLPLQLQPYLGELVDLGFLYYVYMACVAMFCPQSINMLAGINGIEVSQCIVIAFLLVFNDCLYLFTPYPHPATDSHLFSLYFLLPWIGVSFALLLHNWYPAKVFVGDTYCYFSGMVFAVVGILGHFSKTLGLLLVPQIFNFLYSCPQVFGLIPCPRHRLPHFNARSGLLEPSVTPWSPERQPHPLVAQGLHFLDKLRLVKVTIDEKGQFVETSNFTILNLWLVWRGPLREDRLALEITMLQLVAGFFGLFVRHRLALLVFKEDNWGTAAQY, encoded by the exons ATGACTACAACCATGATGACCTCACTCTCTCGCTCTGAGACACTTACACTTTCGACCGTTTCTGCAGCTGCTTTCGCGGTCCTTGCAAACACCCTCCATGGTGACGGCGAGCCCCTCATGGCGTCTCTGGCCCTGTCGGTTCTCGCCTTTGCGCTCTGCTTCGCCATGATCCGCTGGCTAGGCCCTACCTTTATGCGTGCTGGCTTCCAAGGCCGCGACATGAGCAAGGTGAACCGTGCCGAGATCCCCGAGTGCATGGGTGCTGTGTGCGCTGCGGTCTATCTCCTCAgcgtcatcgtcttcatcccaTTCCCCTTCTACAAGGACATTGTTGCCGCGACTAGTGGCGGTGGAAACCGCGATGTCGTCGTTGAGCTTCAGCACGTCAACCAGGGCCGTTTTCTACATCGCTTCCCACACAACAAG CTTGCGTCATTCCTAAGTGCCATCATCTCCCTTCAAACAATTGCACTTCTCGGTATTGGTGATGATCTCTTCGATATTCGCTGGCGACACAAGTGGTGGATTCCCGGCCTGGCTTCCATCCCTCTTCTTGTCGTTTACTTTGTGGACTTCGACGTCACTTCTATCGTCCtgcctcttcagcttcagccgtATCTCGGCGAGCTCGTTGATCTCGGGTTTCTCTACTATGTTTACATGGCGTGCGTTGCTATGTTCTGCCCTCAGAGCATCAACATGCTAGCTGGCATCAACGGCATTGAAGTCTCGCAATGCATCGTCATCGCTtttctcctcgtcttcaacgATTGCCTGTACCTCTTTACGCCATACCCTCACCCTGCTACCGACTCGCACTTGTTCTCACTCTACTTCCTCCTCCCGTGGATAGGCGTCTCGTTCGCCTTGCTCCTCCACAACTGGTACCCTGCCAAGGTGTTTGTCGGGGACACCTACTGCTATTTCTCGGGTATGGTTTTTGCTGTTGTCGGTATCCTTGGCCACTTTTCAAAGACTCTCGGACTCCTCCTTGTCCCCCAAATATTTAACTTCCTCTATTCATGCCCCCAGGTCTTCGGTCTGATCCCTTGCCCACGCCACCGACTTCCTCACTTCAATGCCCGGTCTGGCCTCCTGGAGCCGTCTGTGACTCCCTGGTCACCTGAGCGTCAACCCCATCCCTTGGTCGCTCAGGGCCTACACTTTCTCGACAAGCTACGCCTGGTGAAAGTGACAATCGATGAAAAAGGTCAGTTTGTCGAGACAAGCAACTTTaccatcctcaacctctGGCTTGTCTGGCGGGGGCCACTCCGCGAAGATCGATTGGCCTTGGAGATTACCATGCTCCAGCTTGTTGCTGGTTTCTTTGGACTGTTTGTGAGGCATCGTCTCGCATTGTTGGTCTTTAAGGAAGATAACTGGGGGACTGCTGCGCAATATTAA
- a CDS encoding hypothetical protein (BUSCO:EOG09264UJF~EggNog:ENOG41) translates to MRFSTVTACLAACLAPAAALSVLNGKAPDVTISDDLKIPGDSPLELCPGDHTADLIRIDKVDLAPNPPKAGQELLIKAKGIVKQKIEQDAYVLLTVKYGLIRLISTKADLCEQIGNVDLKCPVEAGEVEITKTVDLPAEIPPGKYTVLADVFTADDVQITCLTATVTFSRSSMGFFGSDL, encoded by the exons ATGAGATTCTCTACTGTCACGGCATGTCTGGCGGCATGCCTGGCCCCAGCAGCTGCTTTGAGCGTTCTCAATGGCAAGGCTCCCGATGTTACTATCAGTGACGACCTCAAGATTCCCGGCGACTCTCCCCTTGAACTGTGCCCTGGAGACCATACTGCCGACCTGATCAGGATTGACAAGGTCGACCTTGCTCCTAACCCTCCCAAAGC CGGCCAGGAGCTCTTGATCAAGGCTAAAGGCATAGTCAAGCAGAAGATTGAGCAGGATGCTTATGTTCTTCTGACTGTCAAGTATGGACTTATTCGCCTTATTAGCACCAAGGCCGATCTGTGCGAGCAGATTGGCAATGTCGACCTGAAGTGTCCCGTCGAGGCTGGCGAAGTCGAGATCACCAAGACTGTAGACCTTCCTGCTGAGATCCCTCCG GGCAAATATACTGTTCTGGCCGACGTCTTCACCGCCGATGATGTCCAAATTACCTGTCTCACGGCAACTGTCACTTTCTCTCGTAGCAGCATGGGCTTTTTCGGCAGCGATCTGTGA
- the VMA7 gene encoding H(+)-transporting V1 sector ATPase subunit F (EggNog:ENOG41~BUSCO:EOG09265FI4), whose protein sequence is MASQADYKDRQFLAVIGDEHVTTGADAQKNFLVVDGKTDTASIEAAFDRFTEDRKDIGIVLINQHIADRIRHRIDTYTAAFPAVLEIPSKDHPYDPEKDSVLRRVRRLFGE, encoded by the exons ATGGCCTCGCAAGCAGATTACAAGGACCGTCAATTCCTCGCGGTCATCGGCGACGAA CACGTAACTACTGGCGCCGATGCTCAGAAGAACTTTCTCgttgttgatggcaagactgaTACAGCTTCTATCGAGGCCGCGTTTGATCGATTCACCGAGGACCGCAAAGATATTGGCATCGTACTCATCAATCAACAT ATCGCCGACCGAATCCGACATCGCATTGACACCTATACCGCGGCTTTCCCTGCCGTGTTGGAGATCCCAAGCAAAGACCACCCCTACGATCCTGAGAAGGATAGTGTATTGAGACGAGTGCGACGTCTTTTTGGAGAGTAG
- a CDS encoding hypothetical protein (EggNog:ENOG41) encodes MPRLVRRQPLRERVMAAINPMDFLLWLSEELETRDWDSDSVGTQMGLAMNFVYPMVWALIAFSFTNAFYTITRTRKYRLFLAKVDKPLSTPSARRVKVNQSSVSPSTPLGYLANLITPESAESRAHPDKTSDVWELSVWDPLPVSLRLSCLFGPGHVLVYMIFLPLAPLDPRPSVTVLNTLILQALISAQLLFFCSRFAQQAKDKTVIQEQVMKEYDTKFVHPRLHPTVRDIGTQFSTDQPDDYQEFVQTGTPTVQIRHGFQVHSNPYTGTGHTPEERSLTPTSNNTMKPHIFTPPTATRRSEAFRPATSQRGTVPRHSLPASYTSTGTSSGVQGMNFGGNMGIHTHNKSPLKKATSLNELNSQEAASPRNSREMAAYEQRNWGATTPSKKLESRRLTGSRPNGGGNPFAGLGRQQAPSDNRHPRW; translated from the exons ATGCCACGCCTAGTTCGTCGGCAGCCGCTCAGAGAGCGTGTCATGGCTGCAATCAACCCCATGGACTTTTTGCTCTGGCTCTCCGAAGAACTGGAAACAAGGGATTGGGATTCAGATTCGGTTGGGACACAAATGGGCCTTGCCATGAACTTC GTCTATCCGATGGTATGGGCCCTCATAGCTTTCTCTTTCACCAATGCCTTCTACACGATTACCCGAACGCGCAAGTACCGACTCTTTCTGGCCAAGGTCGACAAGCCGCTTTCGACGCCGTCTGCGCGACGTGTGAAGGTGAACCAATCGAGCGTATCGCCTTCGACGCCCCTGGGCTATCTCGCGAATCTGATAACACCAGAATCTGCCGAGTCGCGAGCCCACCCTGACAAGACATCAGATGTTTGGGAATTGTCAGTATGGGATCCTCTGCCAGTGTCCTTGCGCCTGTCTTGTCTCTTTGGCCCTGGCCATGTTTTGGTGTACATGATCTTCCTTCCTTTAGCTCCTCTCGATCCCCGACCAAGTGTGACGGTTCTGAATACACTCATTCTGCAGGCCCTCATTTCTGCtcagcttctcttcttctgttctCGATTTGCGCAACAAGCAAAGGATAAGACCGTGATTCAGGAGCAAGTGATGAAAGAGTACGATACCAAGTTTGTCCACCCCCGTCTTCACCCTACGGTCCGCGATATCGGCACACAGTTCTCAACGGACCAGCCCGACGACTATCAAGAATTTGTGCAGACTGGGACCCCTACAGTTCAGATCCGTCATGGTTTCCAGGTCCACTCTAACCCATATACCGGAACGGGTCATACCCCTGAAGAACGATCCCTCACTCCAACCTCCAACAACACAATGAAACCTCACATATTCACGCCTCCCACAGCAACTCGACGCTCGGAAGCTTTTAGACCCGCTACCAGCCAGAGAGGCACCGTACCTCGCCATAGTTTGCCTGCAAGCTATACATCAACTGGGACATCTTCAGGAGTTCAGGGAATGAACTTTGGCGGAAACATGGGCATCCACACCCATAACAAGTCACCCCTCAAGAAGGCCACCAGTCTTAATGAGCTCAATTCCCAGGAAGCAGCATCTCCGCGGAATTCTCGAGAAATGGCAGCCTACGAGCAACGAAACTGGGGGGCAACAACGCCATCGAAAAAGCTCGAGAGTCGACGTCTGACAGGTTCAAGACCTAATGGAGGCGGCAACCCCTTTGCTGGGTTGGGTCGGCAACAAGCGCCCTCGGATAATCGTCATCCACGATGGTAG